The Candidatus Nitrospira nitrificans genomic sequence TTTTTGAGGATCCCATGAACTATTTGACCTTGGCTGACAAAGCCCTCAATGACGAACCCCTGACGAGAGACGAGTGCCGTTCCGTGTTGAATGCGCCGGATGATGAGCTGCTTGCGCTGTTGCACGCAGCTTTCCAAGTCCGATCCAAATATTTCAGCCGTACCGTCCGGCTGCAGATGTTGCAGAATGCCAAGAGCGGAGCCTGCCAGGAAGACTGTCATTACTGTTCGCAGTCCTCCATCTCGACCGCCCCGATCGAGCGGTATAACCTGCTTCCGCAGAAGCAGATGATGGAGGGCGCACGGCAAGCCGCCGCCTCCAAAGCTCAGCGCTATTGCATCGTCATCAGCGGGCGCAGCCCCTTGGATCGGGAAATCGACGAAATTGCCGGAGCGGTCCGCTCGATCAAACAGGAAGTTCCGATTCAGATCTGCTGCTCACTCGGCCTGATGAGTGAATCTCAAGCCAAGCGCCTCAAAGCCGCCGGCGTCGATCGTGTGAACCACAATTTGAACACCAGCGAAGCCTTCCACGCATCGATCTGCACGACCCACACCTTCCAAGACCGGCTGGCGACGATCAAGAACGCGCGCGCGGCGGGTTTGGAAATCTGCTCCGGCGGCATTGTCGGCATGGGCGAAACCGACGAAGACCTCGTCGAACTGGCGACGGCATTGCGTGATGTGAAGCCGGATTCCATTCCCTTGAACATGCTCACCCCGGTTGCTGGCACACCGTTAGAACAGGCCGACAACCTCACGCCGCAGCGTTGCTTAAAAGTGCTCTGCCTCTTCCGGTTCCTCCATCCTCGTACAGAAATTCGCATCGCCGGCGGGCGGGAACATAATCTGCGCAGCTTACAACCCCTTGCCCTCTATCCAGCCGACTCCGTCTTTGTGAACGGGTACCTCACGACTCCAGGCGCACCAGCTCCTGAAGTCTGGGGCATGATCAAAGACTTGGGCTTCACCATCGAAGTGGATTATCAGCAACCAGTCGCTGGCTGATTGACTTCGTTGTTGCCGTATAAGCAGCCTGTTTGCATCCAAGTATCCGTGAGCACCAAGAACTTCTATTGTCACTCGATAAGCACCCGAAGCTGGAGTATTAATTGAGTCGCATCGTTTTCCGCATCCATGCCATCAAGCGTATGTTCCAACGACGGATTTCTGAGGAGAACGTCAAGCAGGTCGTGGCAGCCGGAGAAATCATCGAGAGCTATCCCAAGGACACTCCGTATCCCAGCAAATTATTGCTGGGCTGGCAAGGAAGTCGCCCATTGCACGTCGTCGCAGCAGATAATGTGGAGAGCGATGAAACGATTGTCATCACGGCATATGAACCCGATCCTCAAGAATGGGAAACCGGGTTTGCACGGAGGAAACCCCAATGAAATGCGTCATCTGCAAAAACGGTGAAACCAAACCAGGGAGAGCAACGGTTACGCTAGAACGCCAGGAAACGACACTCGTGATAAAGAACGTCCCAGCAGAGGTGTGTGCGAATTGTGGAGAAGAGTACGTGGACGAGAAGGCGGCATCGCGGTTATTGAAAACCGCAGAAGAGGTCGCCCAAAGAGGTGTTCAGGTGGATGTTCGATCGTACGAAGCGGCATGATTTAGAAGCATACAAAGCAACAGATACACATCGGAGTGAATTTCTTTCGCTATTTTCACTCAAAACTTGCGTTGCAAGGCACCCCTGTCAGACTCGAAACGGAGCGGCCACAACGTTCCACGGCCTGACATCATCGGCTCCTCATCTGATGGAGAGAGTCTCATGAAAAAAGCCGAGAGACAGAGAACATCCGATTTGTACAGAGGCGGTCGGACGCGCACTCCGCCGCGCCGCCAAGGCGGCTCGAAAAACCGCCAAGATGTATGGCACGCCGATCTACGTATGGGAAAACGGCAAGGTGGTGGCCAAGAAACCCTGAGATCTCCAAGCCGCATACCAGATCTTCTTCGCGCCTTTGAGAGCTTATATGAATCCATGCCCGTGCAAGCCTCAATCTCATCTATATAGTCCTCGAGTGCTACTCCAAGAAAGTTGACACAGTTAGCCCCAAGAAGTAGCCTAGCGCGATATTGTTAGCGGTTTTTAACTCCTGTACTAGAGCTTTGCTTGTCTTGTGGCACATGCCATGCTAGCGTTCGATCGGAGGGAGGGTCTTAAGCCCATGGCGGTGAAATCCAACGTGCAAGATGTTCAAGATATTAATGTGCCGTTGAAAGATCTGCAGTTTGATAGTGAGAACCCTCGATTTACAGATCAAACTTTTCAGAACGATGAAGACCTTATTCGATATCTCTATGATGAGATGGACGTGGCCGAAATAATTCAATCGATTCTCTCAAGTGGTTACCTCAATTATGAGCCACTAATAGTTTTGAAAGAGGGAACCTCATACACGGTGCTAGAGGGAAACCGTCGTCTGGCTGCTCTACGTATACTGGCTAACAAAGAGTTGAGGAACAAGCTTGGGATTCAGCTATCTAGCGAACCTACGGCTAAAGCACTTCCAGGAGAAATAAAAGTTCGCTGTGTCGATGCAAGGAAGGATGCACGGGCCTACATCGGATTCAAGCATATCAATGGCCCAATGAAATGGGATGCGCTTGCTAAGGCAAAGTATGCAGCCCGATGGTTTGAAGAAGGGGCAGATATTGCGACTATTAGTAAGACTCTTGGTGACAACCATAACACCGTCAGGCGATTGGTAAATGGCTGGCTTGCTTTAGAGCAAGCAAAAGCCTCGGGGTTCGATATCGAAGACATATCTAGGAAAAGGCTAGCGTTCTCTCACCTCTACACGGCCCTTACTAGAAATGGCTATCGGGATTTTATTGGATTAGGAGATGAGGATCTTTCGTCACCCCCCAAGAAGAATCCGATCCCTGCTACGAAGACGAAGGACTTCCTTGCTGTCATGTCATGGCTATACGGGCAGGAGAAGCAGAAGCAGCCTGCGCTAATAAGATCCCAAAATCCCGATCTAAACAAGTTGAACCAGGTACTTTTACATCCAGAAGCAAAGAAACTCTTAGTTGCTGAACGCAACCTAGATTCTGCATTCGAAAGAGTCGAGCCTGCCAGTAAACGCTTTGAGGATGCCTTACTCAAGGCAAGTCGCCAATGTGAAGATGCCAATAAGTTGTCAGGTCACTACGATGGTGATGGTACTCTTCTCCAAGTAGCAGATGGGATGCAAAAGACTGTGAAGAGTCTTGTTCTTGTGATGAAGGACAAAGTCAGGGCTGAGACCGATGGGGAATAGTTTTGCCTGTACGGGTTGTTGAGCCAATTCCAAAGAATTCCACTCGTAGCGCTCTTGCCGATTGGCTTGAGCTCAGTGCGCTCTCATCTGACAGAAAGCAAGTGAGTGAAGCTGATCTAATTGGGCTACACGAGCTATATGGCGGAGACAGTGTTGCCACATTACGGTCTGAACCAGAGACCGGAGAAGTTCTTGATGAATCAATTCTTGAGACGATGCAGGAACAATCCCTACAGGCTGTTGTGGAAGAAATCATGTACCGGGCAGAAGTTCTACAGGGGTGCTACCCTTTCAAGGTAAAGCCGCGGGGCATTCTCCTTGCTGAGTCAACGGGGGAAGAGCAGTTAACTATCGGAGAATGGGTATACCTATTCTGTCTGTTATCCTCGGCTATTAGAGAAGGGGGTCTGCAAACAACGGATGAGAGTATAGAAACTCGCATAGCTTCTCTGTTTCAAGTATGTGCGTGTCTGGCTGCTGTTGGGTATCTTTCTGGAACTGCATCTTCTTTTGGGTTTCCTCGAGCCCAAGGGAATGCCTTCCTACCCGCCCTACAA encodes the following:
- the bioB gene encoding biotin synthase BioB, whose product is MNYLTLADKALNDEPLTRDECRSVLNAPDDELLALLHAAFQVRSKYFSRTVRLQMLQNAKSGACQEDCHYCSQSSISTAPIERYNLLPQKQMMEGARQAAASKAQRYCIVISGRSPLDREIDEIAGAVRSIKQEVPIQICCSLGLMSESQAKRLKAAGVDRVNHNLNTSEAFHASICTTHTFQDRLATIKNARAAGLEICSGGIVGMGETDEDLVELATALRDVKPDSIPLNMLTPVAGTPLEQADNLTPQRCLKVLCLFRFLHPRTEIRIAGGREHNLRSLQPLALYPADSVFVNGYLTTPGAPAPEVWGMIKDLGFTIEVDYQQPVAG
- a CDS encoding DUF4258 domain-containing protein — protein: MSRIVFRIHAIKRMFQRRISEENVKQVVAAGEIIESYPKDTPYPSKLLLGWQGSRPLHVVAADNVESDETIVITAYEPDPQEWETGFARRKPQ
- a CDS encoding type II toxin-antitoxin system MqsA family antitoxin is translated as MKCVICKNGETKPGRATVTLERQETTLVIKNVPAEVCANCGEEYVDEKAASRLLKTAEEVAQRGVQVDVRSYEAA
- a CDS encoding ParB/RepB/Spo0J family partition protein translates to MAVKSNVQDVQDINVPLKDLQFDSENPRFTDQTFQNDEDLIRYLYDEMDVAEIIQSILSSGYLNYEPLIVLKEGTSYTVLEGNRRLAALRILANKELRNKLGIQLSSEPTAKALPGEIKVRCVDARKDARAYIGFKHINGPMKWDALAKAKYAARWFEEGADIATISKTLGDNHNTVRRLVNGWLALEQAKASGFDIEDISRKRLAFSHLYTALTRNGYRDFIGLGDEDLSSPPKKNPIPATKTKDFLAVMSWLYGQEKQKQPALIRSQNPDLNKLNQVLLHPEAKKLLVAERNLDSAFERVEPASKRFEDALLKASRQCEDANKLSGHYDGDGTLLQVADGMQKTVKSLVLVMKDKVRAETDGE